From the genome of Glycine max cultivar Williams 82 chromosome 2, Glycine_max_v4.0, whole genome shotgun sequence, one region includes:
- the LOC100786101 gene encoding lysine-rich arabinogalactan protein 19, with the protein MAAIFWALAIISLCCKLDCNAQAPATVPVKLPPTTLPPTTPTATSPSSSTPLAVTQPPTVVASPPTTSTPPTTSQPPANVAPKPAPVKPSAPKVAPASSPKAPPPQIPIPQPPKPSPVSPPPLPPPPVASPPPLPPPKIAPTPAKTPPSPAPAKATPAPAPAPTKPAPTPSPVPPPPAATPAPAPVIEVPAPAPAPVIEVPAPAPAHHRHRRHRHRHRHRRHQAPAPAPTIIRKSPPAPPDSTAESDTAPAPSPSLNLNAAPSNHQQGRNIWATAGLAIIVLLAVTGYSC; encoded by the exons ATGGCTGCAATTTTCTGGGCTTTGGCTATAATAAGCCTCTGCTGCAAGCTAGATTGCAATGCTCAAGCACCAGCAACTGTGCCGGTAAAGTTGCCACCTACAACTTTGCCACCTACAACCCCAACTGCAACATCTCCATCTTCCAGCACGCCACTGGCGGTAACACAACCACCCACAGTGGTGGCATCCCCTCCCACCACGAGTACACCACCAACCACATCCCAGCCACCTGCAAATGTAGCTCCCAAACCTGCTCCTGTGAAACCATCAGCTCCCAAAGTTGCACCTGCTTCAAGCCCAAAAGCCCCACCACCTCAAATTCCAATACCACAACCACCAAAACCTTCACCGGTCTCACCACCCCCGCTACCACCACCACCTGTTGCGTCACCACCACCATTACCACCACCAAAGATAGCACCAACACCAGCTAAAACACCTCCATCCCCTGCACCAGCAAAGGCAACACCAGCACCTGCACCCGCACCCACAAAGCCGGCACCAACACCATCACCTGTTCCTCCACCGCCAGCCGCAACTCCAGCACCAGCACCAGTGATAGAGGTACCAGCGCCAGCGCCAGCGCCAGTGATAGAGGTACCGGCTCCAGCGCCTGCACACCATAGGCATAGAAGGCACAGGCACAGACACAGACACAGAAGGCATCAAGCACCAGCTCCAGCTCCAACAATTATTCGCAAAAGTCCCCCAGCACCACCTGATTCCACAGCAGAATCAGACACAGCACCAGCACCATCACCAAGTCTGAATTTG AATGCTGCGCCATCAAACCACCAGCAAGGGAGAAATATATGGGCAACAGCCGGACTTGCTATAATTGTTTTGCTGGCTGTCACTGGCTACAGCTGCTAG
- the LOC100786613 gene encoding DNL-type zinc finger protein isoform X1, with translation MLAPMAASALYSSPIFLPPLWHPKPMHPLCCFNPPPSISLSRSKFSGAAVAPQKLPRRVFRVRGLLGHDSGTAPQPETPNSEAGTSIDLNLPRRSLLVQFTCNLCGERTERLVNRLAYERGAVFVQCAGCLQHHKLVDNLGLITEYDFREKINIDSETDQV, from the exons ATGCTAGCACCAATGGCGGCAAGCGCACTGTATAGTTCCCCTATATTCCTTCCTCCTCTCTGGCACCCTAAACCTATGCACCCCCTCTGCTGCTTCAACCCTCCTCCTTCCATTAGCCTCTCCAG GTCAAAGTTTTCTGGTGCAGCAGTGGCACCCCAAAAGCTTCCCCGTCGGGTGTTTAGAGTACGCGGCTTGCTGGGTCACGATTCTGGGACTGCCCCACAACCAGAAACACCCAATTCTGAAGCG GGTACTAGTATTGACTTAAATCTTCCAAGAAGAAGTTTGCTTGTACAGTTTACATGTAACTTGTGTGGTGAAAGAACAGAGAGGCTTGTAAATCGGTTAGCTTATGAAAGGGGTGCTGTTTTTGTACAG TGTGCAGGATGTCTACAGCATCACAAACTAGTTGACAATCTGGGACTTATCACAGAATATGACTTTCGGGAGAAAATAAACATAGACTCAGAAACTGATCAAGTTTGA
- the LOC100786613 gene encoding uncharacterized protein isoform X2, translated as MLAPMAASALYSSPIFLPPLWHPKPMHPLCCFNPPPSISLSRSKFSGAAVAPQKLPRRVFRVRGLLGHDSGTAPQPETPNSEAGTSIDLNLPRRSLLVQFTCNLCGERTERLVNRLAYERGAVFVQDVYSITN; from the exons ATGCTAGCACCAATGGCGGCAAGCGCACTGTATAGTTCCCCTATATTCCTTCCTCCTCTCTGGCACCCTAAACCTATGCACCCCCTCTGCTGCTTCAACCCTCCTCCTTCCATTAGCCTCTCCAG GTCAAAGTTTTCTGGTGCAGCAGTGGCACCCCAAAAGCTTCCCCGTCGGGTGTTTAGAGTACGCGGCTTGCTGGGTCACGATTCTGGGACTGCCCCACAACCAGAAACACCCAATTCTGAAGCG GGTACTAGTATTGACTTAAATCTTCCAAGAAGAAGTTTGCTTGTACAGTTTACATGTAACTTGTGTGGTGAAAGAACAGAGAGGCTTGTAAATCGGTTAGCTTATGAAAGGGGTGCTGTTTTTGTACAG GATGTCTACAGCATCACAAACTAG